Proteins co-encoded in one Arthrobacter sp. ERGS1:01 genomic window:
- a CDS encoding sugar transferase translates to MDGLTMTQIKIHAPLGKRNTLTGKSHKTIPATKLDRPKHAVWDAKTWASEQRSQSASREWWKTYSWCIRLTDVVVIAAVLAVAFLGRFGLDNSTMVDGDGDGTVNYGWLAGIILLVWMADLELSRSRDRQVFGAGAAEYRRVLQSSLRVFGAVAILMLVFKVDVVRGFFAVALPLGMISLVAARWIWRQWLARQRSSGRFLSDVVVLGNAVDVEYVIGQLKNHLSVGYRVAGVALTTLEEKMELRPPWYKIPVLSTMADISRVVRVTGASTVVVAGALPGGPETIQELGWRLEDMSTELVLASSLTNVAGPRVHFRPVEGLPLMHVELPQYAGVRHVFKRAMDIGLSAAALLILAPVLAALAVIVRLDSTGPALFRQERVGRNGEVFKMFKFRSMVRDAEAQLPDLADANESDGVTFKIAHDPRVTRCGTWMRKFSLDELPQFWNVLKGDMSLVGPRPPLKKEVDEYEKPTHRRLLIKPGITGLWQVSGRSNLPWEESVRLDLYYVENWSLTGDFIILWRTIKAVYAPVGAY, encoded by the coding sequence ATGGACGGCCTCACGATGACCCAGATCAAGATCCACGCTCCCCTGGGGAAGCGGAACACCCTGACCGGAAAATCCCACAAAACCATCCCGGCAACCAAGCTGGACCGTCCCAAGCATGCAGTTTGGGATGCGAAGACTTGGGCCTCGGAACAGCGCAGCCAATCCGCATCCCGTGAGTGGTGGAAGACCTACAGCTGGTGCATCCGGCTGACCGACGTCGTGGTCATTGCCGCCGTCCTGGCCGTCGCCTTCCTTGGCCGGTTCGGCCTTGACAACTCGACCATGGTCGACGGCGACGGAGACGGCACGGTCAACTACGGCTGGCTCGCCGGAATCATCCTGCTGGTCTGGATGGCCGACCTTGAACTGTCCCGGAGCCGGGACCGGCAAGTGTTTGGCGCCGGCGCCGCCGAGTACCGGCGCGTGCTCCAATCCTCGCTCCGCGTCTTTGGCGCCGTCGCGATCCTGATGCTCGTCTTCAAGGTTGACGTGGTCCGCGGCTTCTTCGCCGTGGCCCTGCCGTTGGGCATGATTTCGCTCGTTGCGGCCCGTTGGATCTGGCGGCAGTGGCTGGCCCGGCAACGGTCCTCCGGACGGTTCCTGAGCGACGTGGTGGTCCTGGGCAACGCCGTCGACGTCGAATACGTGATCGGCCAGCTGAAGAACCACCTCAGCGTCGGATACCGGGTGGCAGGTGTCGCCCTGACAACGCTCGAGGAAAAGATGGAGCTTCGCCCGCCCTGGTACAAGATTCCGGTCCTCTCGACCATGGCCGATATCTCCCGCGTGGTCCGCGTGACCGGGGCCTCCACCGTGGTGGTGGCCGGGGCGCTCCCGGGCGGCCCCGAGACGATCCAGGAACTCGGCTGGCGCCTTGAGGACATGTCCACCGAACTTGTCCTGGCCTCGAGCCTGACCAACGTAGCCGGACCCCGCGTCCATTTCCGTCCAGTGGAAGGACTGCCGCTGATGCACGTTGAACTGCCCCAATACGCCGGCGTGCGACACGTCTTCAAGCGGGCCATGGATATTGGCCTCTCCGCGGCCGCCCTCCTGATCCTGGCACCGGTCCTGGCAGCCCTGGCCGTCATTGTCCGCCTGGACAGCACCGGCCCGGCCCTGTTCCGTCAGGAACGCGTGGGCCGCAACGGTGAAGTCTTCAAGATGTTCAAGTTCCGCTCCATGGTCAGGGACGCGGAGGCGCAACTGCCGGACCTGGCGGACGCCAACGAGTCCGACGGCGTGACCTTCAAGATTGCCCACGATCCGCGCGTCACCCGCTGCGGGACCTGGATGCGCAAGTTCTCCCTCGATGAGCTGCCGCAGTTCTGGAACGTGCTCAAGGGGGACATGAGCCTGGTGGGACCGCGGCCGCCGCTGAAGAAGGAAGTGGATGAGTATGAGAAGCCAACCCATCGGCGCCTGCTCATCAAGCCCGGCATCACCGGATTGTGGCAAGTCAGCGGCCGGTCGAACCTGCCGTGGGAAGAGTCGGTCCGCCTCGATTTGTATTACGTGGAGAACTGGTCCCTGACCGGCGACTTCATCATCTTGTGGCGAACCATCAAAGCCGTTTACGCGCCTGTCGGCGCCTACTAG
- a CDS encoding DUF1972 domain-containing protein → MIGTRGVPAKYGGFETAIEEVGRRLVALGHEVVVYCRSTDGGELPEEYLGMKLVHLPAMRRRSLETLSHTALSVLHLLRHRTDAAIVFNAANSPLLPVIRAARIPVATHVDGLEWKRAKWGPVGQKYYRFAESLSVRLSDALIADAVGIQDYYTESFNARTELITYGAPILESVGSARIAALGLAPGRYHLVVARFEPENHVDLIIEGFVRSGAKHSLVVVGSAPYAEAYTQKLRDLADGRVRFLGGVWDQELLNELYANALVYWHGHSVGGTNPSLLRAIGAGAATNAFDVNFNREVLGEAGRYFRTPDDVRELSNAAEADPAGCRARGELSRREAGRYDWDEVAERYEALCLQLAARTLTRNRGGRRRAAAPGTAVPVAVPGSSTAVPASDTAGSRS, encoded by the coding sequence ATGATCGGCACCCGTGGGGTGCCGGCCAAATATGGCGGCTTCGAAACGGCCATTGAGGAAGTGGGCCGGCGCCTGGTGGCACTGGGGCACGAGGTGGTCGTGTACTGCCGGAGCACCGACGGCGGCGAGCTGCCGGAGGAGTACCTGGGGATGAAGCTGGTGCACCTGCCGGCAATGCGCCGCCGCAGCCTCGAGACCCTCAGCCACACGGCACTGTCGGTGCTGCACCTGTTGCGGCACCGCACGGACGCGGCCATCGTGTTCAACGCGGCAAACTCGCCCCTGCTGCCGGTCATCAGGGCCGCCCGCATCCCAGTCGCCACCCACGTGGACGGACTGGAGTGGAAGCGGGCCAAGTGGGGTCCGGTGGGCCAGAAGTACTACCGCTTCGCCGAATCACTATCAGTCCGGCTCTCCGATGCGTTGATCGCCGACGCCGTTGGAATCCAGGACTACTACACGGAATCGTTCAACGCCCGGACCGAACTGATCACCTACGGCGCCCCGATCCTGGAGTCCGTCGGATCGGCAAGGATCGCGGCACTTGGCCTGGCACCGGGTCGCTACCACCTCGTAGTGGCAAGGTTCGAGCCGGAAAACCACGTGGACCTGATCATCGAGGGCTTCGTGCGCAGCGGGGCCAAACACTCGCTCGTGGTGGTCGGCTCGGCCCCCTACGCGGAGGCCTACACGCAAAAGCTGCGTGACCTGGCCGACGGCCGCGTCCGCTTCCTGGGCGGGGTGTGGGACCAGGAACTGCTCAACGAGCTCTATGCCAACGCCCTGGTCTACTGGCATGGACATTCAGTGGGCGGGACCAACCCGTCACTGTTGCGGGCCATCGGGGCCGGCGCGGCCACCAATGCCTTCGACGTCAATTTCAACCGTGAGGTGCTCGGCGAGGCCGGCCGCTACTTCCGGACCCCCGACGACGTGCGCGAGCTGAGCAATGCGGCCGAGGCGGATCCGGCGGGATGCCGGGCGCGCGGTGAGCTGTCCCGGCGCGAAGCCGGACGCTACGACTGGGACGAGGTCGCCGAACGGTACGAGGCCCTGTGCCTGCAACTCGCCGCCCGGACACTCACCCGAAACCGCGGCGGCCGGCGTCGTGCGGCGGCACCCGGGACGGCAGTTCCCGTGGCGGTCCCGGGGTCTAGCACAGCGGTCCCGGCGTCCGATACCGCGGGATCCAGGAGCTGA
- a CDS encoding helix-turn-helix transcriptional regulator, which translates to MTIDNVVVSRSWVSGGKTQAFDALGAADRRLWSSFVRQTEIDDVVRAIGAAESYGVVVVGPWGVGKTTLARAVETALAPTTHVVRLFGSSAETQVSYGALALLMARLPATASESPAGIIHGVDDLIRNDAAGKEVLLVIDDLPELDPGTVGVVMHMLLRGTAKVLVLAREAGQLPEDLVWLVKDGLLREMRLNYFSRAEVGTLVTKATNTPASESAISALYKASNGIPLVLQALFHEQVANGNLKTKSGVWVISGPLNVESSSALAGIVRSRLARESDVVRLGIEKMALLGTAPLSVVLSVVGQDAVSELEERGFLEISSMGRHRAYLSERYVGDIVRGWLSADRKAELFSEIATHASRDLDQLDAQEVMSLAAWTLDAGLVLDPDFGLAAAARAIRHFDPLLALRCTAEIPVGHSLRVKAVQARSAAFRITADYGRAVGELDAVPDTVVEALGVADYGSWVLSLTGALLWVPRGYERIPALLADAEEHIAAAEGSSTHADLLVARRRILLATFEYQVHSGEFAEIARELEGAGTDLGSEFGINCACLLVPTLAVLGRELEAIALARRLERAMVAEDVPPLFTDYFRDGLACALIWSGQWVECVDMLREELENMPQPAQYRGGLIELNLGLAHTYAGRGAEAVEVLLAAAAQLEVRESDNALGLAYSALAFSYAQINNEEEAARCLAFAGSLDGPTQWTNRAMAKFFRLMALRWLDDPRAVGKLHDSAATDIGKQRVTTASMSLFGGTVQASEKDYALLEEISLRRQGPMPNVVVALARSCRTRDPAAALEAAAIAQELKLDAVESRCAVVALDFAREQGQNALAREAKARLDRLRGDLAKMPMVPQNSGIKLTQRELQVAKLAKRGLGNRAIADRIGVSVRTVEGHLYQVYSKLGITTRSELEQDAEL; encoded by the coding sequence ATGACGATAGACAATGTTGTCGTTTCCCGCTCCTGGGTGAGTGGTGGGAAAACGCAAGCGTTCGATGCTTTGGGGGCCGCCGACAGGCGGCTCTGGTCGTCGTTCGTACGCCAAACCGAGATCGACGACGTTGTCCGGGCCATTGGTGCCGCCGAAAGCTACGGAGTCGTTGTGGTGGGCCCCTGGGGCGTTGGAAAAACCACCCTGGCCCGCGCCGTGGAAACCGCCCTTGCCCCGACCACGCATGTGGTGCGGCTCTTCGGCTCATCCGCCGAAACCCAGGTCTCTTATGGGGCGCTTGCCCTGCTCATGGCCCGGCTGCCCGCCACCGCCTCCGAGTCCCCGGCCGGCATCATCCACGGCGTCGACGACCTCATCCGCAACGACGCCGCGGGCAAGGAAGTCCTCTTGGTGATCGACGACCTTCCCGAATTGGATCCGGGCACCGTTGGCGTGGTCATGCACATGCTGCTGCGCGGCACCGCCAAGGTGCTGGTGCTGGCCCGCGAGGCCGGCCAGCTGCCCGAGGACCTGGTCTGGCTGGTCAAGGACGGCCTGCTGCGGGAAATGCGGCTGAACTATTTCAGCCGCGCCGAAGTGGGCACCCTGGTCACCAAGGCCACCAACACGCCCGCCTCTGAATCGGCCATCTCCGCCCTGTACAAGGCCAGCAACGGAATTCCGCTCGTCCTGCAGGCCCTCTTCCATGAGCAGGTGGCCAACGGGAACCTGAAGACGAAGAGCGGCGTGTGGGTCATTTCCGGCCCGCTCAACGTCGAGTCCAGCAGCGCCTTGGCCGGGATTGTGCGCTCCAGGCTGGCCCGGGAGTCCGACGTCGTCCGGCTGGGTATCGAGAAGATGGCACTGTTGGGCACGGCCCCGCTCTCGGTGGTGCTTTCCGTGGTCGGTCAGGATGCCGTCTCCGAGTTGGAGGAGCGCGGATTCCTGGAGATCAGCTCCATGGGCCGCCACCGCGCCTACCTGAGTGAACGCTATGTGGGGGACATTGTGCGCGGCTGGCTCTCCGCCGACCGCAAGGCCGAACTCTTCAGTGAAATCGCCACGCATGCCAGTCGTGACCTTGACCAGCTGGACGCCCAGGAGGTCATGTCCCTTGCGGCCTGGACGCTGGACGCCGGGCTGGTCCTGGACCCCGACTTTGGGCTTGCCGCGGCGGCCCGGGCCATCCGGCACTTTGACCCCCTGCTGGCACTGCGGTGCACGGCGGAAATCCCCGTCGGCCATTCCCTGCGGGTCAAGGCCGTGCAGGCTCGCAGCGCAGCCTTCCGGATCACGGCCGACTACGGGCGGGCGGTGGGAGAGCTCGACGCCGTACCGGACACCGTGGTGGAGGCGTTGGGCGTGGCCGACTATGGCTCCTGGGTGCTGTCCCTGACCGGGGCGCTGCTGTGGGTGCCGCGGGGTTACGAACGGATCCCGGCATTGCTGGCGGATGCGGAGGAACACATTGCGGCAGCGGAAGGATCAAGCACCCACGCGGACCTCCTGGTAGCCCGCCGGCGTATCCTCCTGGCGACCTTTGAATACCAGGTGCACAGCGGCGAGTTTGCCGAGATTGCCCGGGAACTCGAAGGAGCCGGCACGGACCTTGGCAGTGAATTCGGCATCAACTGTGCATGCCTGCTGGTGCCCACCCTGGCGGTCCTGGGCCGGGAATTGGAGGCCATCGCCCTGGCGCGGCGCCTGGAGCGGGCCATGGTGGCGGAGGACGTGCCGCCGCTGTTCACCGACTATTTCCGCGACGGCCTGGCCTGTGCCCTGATCTGGAGCGGACAGTGGGTCGAGTGCGTAGACATGCTGCGCGAGGAACTCGAGAACATGCCGCAACCGGCGCAGTACCGCGGCGGCCTGATCGAGTTGAACCTGGGACTCGCCCACACCTACGCCGGCCGGGGCGCCGAAGCCGTAGAGGTGCTGCTGGCCGCGGCCGCGCAGTTGGAGGTCCGCGAAAGCGACAACGCGCTGGGGCTTGCCTACTCGGCGCTGGCATTCTCCTACGCGCAAATCAACAATGAGGAAGAAGCGGCCCGGTGCCTGGCGTTTGCCGGCTCCCTCGACGGACCCACACAGTGGACCAACCGCGCGATGGCCAAGTTCTTCCGCCTCATGGCCCTGCGCTGGCTTGACGATCCCCGTGCCGTGGGCAAGCTGCACGATTCGGCAGCCACGGACATCGGCAAGCAGCGGGTCACCACGGCCTCCATGTCCCTGTTTGGCGGCACGGTCCAGGCCAGCGAAAAGGACTACGCGCTGCTGGAGGAAATCTCGCTGCGCCGCCAGGGACCCATGCCCAACGTCGTCGTCGCCCTGGCCAGAAGCTGCCGGACCCGCGACCCCGCCGCCGCGTTGGAGGCCGCCGCGATCGCCCAGGAGCTCAAGCTCGACGCCGTGGAGTCCCGTTGCGCCGTGGTCGCCCTGGACTTTGCCCGGGAGCAAGGCCAGAATGCGCTGGCCCGGGAAGCGAAGGCACGCCTTGACCGGCTCAGGGGCGATCTGGCGAAAATGCCGATGGTGCCACAGAATTCCGGGATCAAACTGACCCAGCGCGAGTTGCAGGTTGCCAAGCTTGCCAAGCGCGGACTGGGTAACCGGGCCATTGCGGACAGGATCGGTGTTTCCGTGCGTACCGTTGAGGGCCACCTCTATCAGGTCTACAGCAAGCTGGGAATCACCACCCGCTCCGAGCTGGAACAGGATGCGGAACTGTGA
- a CDS encoding CDP-alcohol phosphatidyltransferase family protein, with protein MTTSRVSSPQGLRPRTGYRATVRELAGAQKKAAPGSPPYSIYVNRKVGRYIAAAAHRLGLTPNMVSAISAVFTMSGIVLIATVTPQWWLGLLVWAALAVGYAFDSADGQVARLRGGGSAAGEWLDHVLDSLKISSLHLAVLITAYRHFNLDTPAWLLVPIGYAIVAAVSFFSMILNDQLKTIHALRSGTAAKPKTAAGRSVLKTLLLVPTDYGVLCLIFLFLGAPFVFFALYTALFVANAGHLLLASTKWFRDMRGLDSK; from the coding sequence ATGACAACATCACGCGTCAGCTCACCGCAGGGACTTCGGCCCCGCACCGGGTACCGCGCCACGGTGCGGGAACTGGCAGGAGCCCAGAAGAAGGCCGCCCCGGGCTCGCCCCCCTACTCCATCTACGTCAACCGCAAGGTGGGCCGCTACATTGCGGCCGCCGCCCACCGGCTGGGGTTGACCCCCAACATGGTCAGCGCCATCAGTGCGGTCTTCACGATGAGCGGAATCGTGCTCATCGCCACCGTGACGCCACAGTGGTGGCTGGGCCTGCTCGTGTGGGCCGCGCTCGCCGTCGGCTACGCCTTTGACTCCGCCGACGGCCAGGTGGCCCGGCTGCGCGGCGGGGGATCGGCCGCCGGCGAATGGCTTGACCACGTACTGGACAGCCTGAAGATTTCCAGCCTTCACCTGGCCGTGCTGATCACCGCCTACAGGCATTTCAACCTGGACACGCCCGCATGGTTGCTGGTGCCCATCGGGTACGCGATCGTGGCCGCTGTCTCCTTCTTCTCCATGATCCTCAACGACCAGCTCAAGACGATCCACGCCCTGCGCTCGGGCACCGCTGCAAAGCCAAAGACAGCGGCCGGGCGTTCGGTACTCAAGACGCTTCTGCTGGTCCCGACCGACTATGGGGTGCTGTGCTTGATCTTTTTGTTCCTGGGCGCACCGTTCGTTTTCTTCGCGCTCTACACGGCGCTTTTTGTCGCCAACGCAGGCCATCTATTGCTCGCCTCCACCAAGTGGTTCCGGGACATGCGAGGGCTTGACTCCAAATAA
- a CDS encoding adenylyltransferase/cytidyltransferase family protein produces MNERIGYAAGAFDLFHIGHLNLLRQAKSQCDYLIAGVVSDELLLTSKGQAPIVPLAERLEIVENIGYVDEAVVEDLPNRLDTWRKHPFDIFFKGDDWRGTAKGAVLEEQFGSVGVEIVYFPYTLHTSSTMLRKTLERINDSAVRDDAGRRRVQ; encoded by the coding sequence ATGAACGAGCGAATTGGATATGCGGCAGGGGCGTTCGACCTCTTCCACATAGGACACCTGAACCTCCTGCGGCAGGCGAAGTCGCAGTGCGACTACCTCATTGCCGGCGTGGTCTCCGATGAACTGCTGCTCACCTCCAAGGGCCAGGCTCCCATCGTTCCACTGGCGGAACGGCTGGAGATAGTGGAGAACATCGGCTACGTGGACGAGGCCGTCGTCGAGGACCTGCCCAACAGGCTGGACACCTGGCGCAAGCACCCCTTCGACATCTTCTTCAAGGGCGACGACTGGCGGGGTACCGCCAAGGGCGCCGTCCTGGAGGAGCAATTTGGCAGTGTCGGAGTGGAAATCGTGTACTTCCCGTACACGCTGCACACCTCCAGCACCATGCTGCGCAAGACCCTCGAGCGGATCAACGATTCCGCGGTCCGGGATGACGCAGGCCGCCGGAGGGTCCAGTGA
- a CDS encoding helix-turn-helix transcriptional regulator, whose translation MFLSAEMGLGITSLLRELAKESRPNTAVIFIQGTPSLAGVPFGVLTPYLQRDSSALVVSAVDAIREMLALLAEKEAELRQTLGPDTPLGLPLFIIDEADYIDGATAELVVRLVQAGQMKLVVSHRSARDLVHPLPQLWDAGLAERIHLHPLTLQEGREFCDAALGGRTMAGTSWYLWSTAGGNPLLMSLIMAEAHAGGLLRKKGGAWTIDMTAMPRGHQLQDVVREQLRGISPVARQALNLVALSEPVPEAVIAEMLGHDPVRELQERHLIHEPTGRPGELQLINPVYGDVIRNMVSRTESLLLHQQLMDRLESDDSNPQAVVRRVVWSLESGGHVAPERLLLAGIYACKLFRPQLAMSLADSITGTEFVVRARAVKARAHYDMGEYEAAAKFLDGAEAQAESLSELVFGAILHSATREALGEPALLIDRDAQTLRATGIRLAAADPEHSAEILLQSAERATVLDILVLSRTGNYGEEMVAAIGAMLAREERAGDGDFWLNRAIVLAIDAERLTALGRPAEGMARAGQALAIPQWEGHDVFFLPEMILGRALTASLAAGAWDEVESVLRATEVDLGPAIVSFGGSANVARGMILLRQGKISDALEALLPGIEALAVSDPQHLAGYGTAMAFYSAAVLGRKAEAERLHGLYRESTGMYVVTTHERAYLAAGLGHLRGDGAGRLMAVAATAAAAGHHLAELNALALAMDFDAVAVLPKLKAAAGLVDGRWSAALADFAKAMTASDGAVAVDAGERLLAARMFAHAAAVFRHGISLSIHDRQGTLAQAARTGLAAAAAELAPSALAAAAPVQVQVPAVPDDLTTREREVSRLAATGLTDKDIAEQLQVSVRTVEGHLYRSYAKLGIAGRSELSLVFTA comes from the coding sequence GTGTTCCTCAGCGCCGAAATGGGACTGGGCATCACGTCGCTGCTGCGCGAATTGGCGAAGGAATCCAGGCCCAACACCGCCGTCATCTTCATCCAGGGCACCCCGTCCCTGGCCGGGGTGCCGTTCGGCGTCCTGACACCGTATCTGCAACGGGACTCAAGCGCATTGGTTGTCTCCGCCGTCGACGCGATCCGGGAAATGCTCGCCCTGCTGGCGGAAAAGGAAGCGGAACTGCGCCAAACCCTTGGCCCGGACACCCCTCTCGGGCTCCCACTCTTCATCATCGACGAGGCCGACTACATTGACGGCGCCACGGCGGAGTTGGTGGTCAGGCTGGTCCAGGCCGGTCAAATGAAGCTTGTGGTCTCGCACAGGAGTGCCCGCGACCTGGTCCACCCCCTCCCGCAACTCTGGGACGCCGGCCTGGCCGAACGCATCCACCTGCACCCGCTCACGCTCCAGGAGGGCCGGGAATTCTGTGATGCGGCACTGGGCGGGCGGACCATGGCCGGCACCAGCTGGTACCTGTGGTCCACGGCCGGCGGCAACCCGCTGCTGATGTCGCTGATCATGGCGGAGGCCCACGCCGGCGGCCTGCTGCGGAAAAAGGGCGGCGCGTGGACGATTGACATGACGGCCATGCCGCGCGGCCACCAGTTGCAGGACGTGGTGCGCGAACAGCTGCGCGGGATTTCCCCGGTTGCCCGGCAGGCGCTCAACCTTGTGGCGCTGTCCGAACCCGTTCCGGAAGCGGTCATTGCCGAGATGCTCGGGCACGATCCGGTCCGGGAGCTCCAGGAACGCCACCTTATCCACGAGCCAACGGGCCGGCCGGGGGAGCTGCAGCTCATCAACCCGGTCTATGGCGACGTCATCCGGAACATGGTCTCGCGCACCGAGAGCCTGTTGCTGCACCAACAGCTGATGGACAGGCTCGAATCCGACGATTCCAACCCGCAGGCCGTGGTCCGCCGCGTGGTGTGGTCGTTGGAAAGCGGGGGCCATGTTGCCCCCGAGCGGTTGTTGCTGGCCGGCATCTACGCGTGCAAGCTGTTCCGGCCACAACTGGCAATGTCGCTTGCCGATTCAATCACGGGCACGGAGTTTGTGGTGCGGGCCCGCGCCGTCAAGGCCCGCGCACACTACGACATGGGCGAGTACGAGGCCGCCGCGAAGTTCCTAGACGGTGCCGAGGCACAGGCGGAGAGTCTGTCCGAGCTGGTCTTTGGCGCCATCCTGCACTCCGCCACGCGCGAGGCGCTGGGGGAGCCGGCCCTGCTCATCGACCGCGACGCGCAGACCCTGCGGGCCACCGGGATACGGCTTGCCGCGGCTGATCCGGAGCATTCTGCCGAGATCCTGCTGCAGTCCGCCGAGCGGGCCACCGTGCTGGACATCCTGGTGCTGTCGCGCACCGGCAACTACGGCGAGGAGATGGTTGCGGCGATTGGGGCCATGCTCGCCCGGGAGGAGCGTGCCGGCGACGGCGACTTTTGGCTCAACCGGGCCATTGTCCTGGCCATCGACGCCGAACGGCTCACAGCTCTTGGCAGGCCCGCCGAAGGCATGGCCCGCGCAGGGCAGGCACTGGCCATCCCGCAATGGGAGGGGCACGACGTATTCTTCCTGCCTGAAATGATCCTGGGGCGGGCACTGACGGCATCCCTTGCGGCCGGGGCATGGGATGAGGTGGAAAGTGTCCTGCGGGCCACCGAGGTGGACCTGGGGCCGGCCATTGTCTCATTTGGCGGCAGCGCGAACGTGGCCCGCGGCATGATCCTGCTGCGCCAGGGCAAGATCTCCGACGCCCTTGAAGCGCTGCTGCCGGGAATCGAGGCGTTGGCGGTCAGCGACCCCCAGCACCTGGCCGGATACGGCACGGCCATGGCGTTTTACTCGGCCGCCGTGCTCGGGCGGAAAGCCGAGGCGGAGCGGTTGCACGGCCTGTACCGGGAGAGCACCGGGATGTACGTTGTCACGACCCATGAACGCGCCTACCTGGCCGCGGGACTGGGGCATCTGAGGGGCGACGGCGCGGGCCGGCTCATGGCCGTCGCCGCCACGGCCGCGGCGGCCGGGCACCACCTGGCCGAACTGAACGCGCTGGCGCTGGCCATGGATTTCGACGCCGTCGCCGTCCTGCCGAAACTGAAGGCCGCGGCGGGGCTCGTGGACGGCCGCTGGAGTGCGGCGCTGGCGGATTTTGCGAAAGCCATGACGGCAAGCGACGGAGCCGTGGCCGTGGACGCCGGGGAACGATTGCTGGCGGCGAGGATGTTCGCCCACGCGGCGGCTGTTTTTCGGCACGGCATCAGCCTTTCCATCCATGACCGGCAGGGTACCTTGGCCCAGGCCGCACGGACCGGGCTCGCCGCGGCCGCCGCGGAGCTCGCCCCCTCAGCCCTTGCCGCCGCCGCGCCCGTGCAGGTACAGGTACCGGCCGTGCCGGATGACCTCACGACGCGTGAACGCGAGGTTTCCAGGCTGGCCGCCACGGGCCTGACGGACAAGGACATCGCCGAGCAGCTGCAGGTGTCCGTCCGCACGGTCGAGGGCCACCTGTACCGCAGTTATGCCAAGCTCGGCATCGCGGGTCGCAGCGAGCTCTCGCTCGTTTTCACCGCCTAA